One Nitrosomonas sp. PY1 DNA window includes the following coding sequences:
- a CDS encoding aminoglycoside phosphotransferase family protein gives MERQYLLESWLKAQFPERNFTLQPASADASFRRYFRMFLDDKTWIVMDAPPQQEDCKPFLQVASMLAATGVHVPKIWSYDLAQGFVLLSDLGHTTYLQILTQDTDQASQLYSDATDALVKMQLSLQALSLPDYDETLLRRELSLFPDWYITKHLQADLSTKQKAMLENIFNQILQNNLAQPKVLVHRDYHSRNLMVTSPNPGIIDFQDAVLGPITYDLVSLLKDAYISWDEEHILDWVIRYWEKARQANLPVTTDFSAFYRDFEWMGVQRHLKVLGIFARLNYRDDKSNYLNDMPLVLKYLQKTCDRYHELRPLLSLLDELHPVTPESKIGYTF, from the coding sequence ATGGAGCGTCAATATCTATTAGAAAGCTGGCTTAAAGCACAATTCCCAGAGAGAAATTTCACTTTGCAGCCAGCATCCGCTGATGCGAGCTTCCGCCGTTATTTCCGTATGTTTCTAGACGATAAGACCTGGATAGTTATGGATGCTCCTCCCCAGCAAGAAGACTGTAAGCCTTTTTTACAAGTCGCCAGCATGCTTGCGGCAACCGGAGTGCATGTACCCAAAATATGGTCATACGATTTAGCGCAGGGATTTGTACTGCTTTCCGATCTTGGTCATACAACTTACCTGCAAATACTGACGCAAGATACCGATCAAGCTAGTCAATTGTATAGTGATGCAACTGATGCATTAGTCAAAATGCAATTATCATTGCAAGCCCTCAGCTTGCCAGATTACGATGAAACATTATTACGTAGGGAATTAAGCTTATTTCCCGATTGGTATATTACCAAACATCTACAAGCTGATTTGTCTACCAAGCAAAAAGCGATGCTAGAAAATATTTTTAATCAAATCCTGCAAAATAATCTCGCCCAACCCAAAGTGCTAGTCCATCGCGACTATCATTCGCGCAATCTAATGGTAACCTCGCCCAATCCCGGCATTATTGATTTCCAAGATGCGGTTCTTGGCCCAATTACCTATGACTTGGTATCCCTATTAAAAGATGCTTATATTAGTTGGGATGAAGAACATATTCTCGATTGGGTAATCCGCTATTGGGAAAAAGCGCGCCAAGCAAATTTGCCTGTAACAACCGATTTCTCAGCCTTCTACCGAGATTTCGAATGGATGGGTGTACAGCGCCACCTAAAAGTATTGGGCATTTTTGCTCGACTCAATTATCGTGACGATAAATCCAATTATCTCAATGACATGCCACTGGTACTAAAATACTTGCAAAAAACCTGTGATCGTTATCACGAACTAAGACCACTGTTAAGTTTACTCGATGAATTGCATCCTGTAACCCCAGAGTCAAAAATTGGCTACACATTTTAG
- a CDS encoding accessory factor UbiK family protein, whose translation MLNKNVIDEINAKVSEIFHNSPVKDIEKNVKVLLSGAFTRLDLVTRSEFEIQQEVLQRTREKLIILEAKVAALEERVRQSTSHSVDANNATEIRSHQ comes from the coding sequence ATGTTAAATAAAAATGTGATCGATGAAATCAACGCCAAAGTAAGCGAAATTTTTCATAACAGCCCCGTAAAAGATATCGAGAAAAATGTTAAGGTATTATTGTCAGGTGCCTTTACTCGCCTTGATTTAGTTACGCGCAGTGAATTTGAGATTCAGCAGGAAGTCTTGCAACGCACTCGTGAAAAATTAATCATTCTTGAGGCTAAAGTCGCTGCATTGGAAGAAAGAGTTAGGCAATCGACATCGCACTCTGTCGATGCAAATAATGCGACAGAAATACGGTCGCATCAATAA
- a CDS encoding YifB family Mg chelatase-like AAA ATPase, with translation MSLAVLYSRALSGMNAPLVTVEIHIANGLPSFTIVGLPETEVKESKDRVRSALQNAHFKIPAQRITVNLAPADLPKESGRFDLPIALGILAATGQIPKEQLDRYEWAGELALTGELRSIRGALAMTYHASRSGRSFVLPEQNAVEAALVKNVTVYAAQSLLQICAHLSKQKVLPVFQNTADTGAVIENQHFPDFEDIKGQAHAKRALEIAAAGRHNILMTGPPGTGKSMMAARFPGILPPMTEEEALESAAIQSLSYGSFNIAEWKRRPFRAPHHTASGVALVGGGSHPRPGEISLALHGVLFLDEFPEFDRKVLEVLREPLESGKITISRAARQAEFPADFQLVAASNPCFCGYFGHPSGKCQCTPDQVARYRGRISGPLLDRIDIQIEVPAVPQNELMHRSTVSERSSVIRARVMESHQRQLTRQGKANTRLSVKEIDQYCALDTVSENLLKQAINRLNLSARAYHRILKVARTIADLSGAEKISNQHIAEAIQYRRLDTAFH, from the coding sequence ATGTCACTTGCTGTATTGTATAGCCGGGCTTTATCCGGCATGAATGCACCGTTAGTGACAGTCGAAATTCACATCGCTAACGGGTTGCCAAGCTTTACGATCGTTGGCCTTCCTGAAACGGAGGTCAAGGAAAGCAAAGACCGAGTCAGATCCGCACTGCAAAACGCTCATTTTAAAATCCCTGCACAACGGATTACTGTTAATTTAGCTCCGGCTGATTTACCTAAAGAAAGCGGTCGGTTCGATTTGCCGATTGCATTAGGTATTCTGGCAGCTACGGGACAGATTCCTAAAGAGCAATTAGATCGGTATGAGTGGGCTGGTGAATTAGCATTGACTGGAGAATTGCGTTCGATTCGCGGGGCTCTGGCGATGACCTACCATGCTTCTCGTTCTGGGCGGAGCTTTGTTCTGCCTGAACAAAATGCAGTTGAAGCGGCATTGGTAAAAAATGTTACTGTTTATGCAGCGCAATCATTGTTGCAAATATGTGCGCATCTGTCTAAACAAAAAGTGCTGCCTGTTTTTCAAAATACCGCAGATACTGGGGCTGTTATTGAGAATCAGCATTTTCCCGATTTTGAGGATATTAAGGGACAAGCACACGCTAAACGCGCTTTGGAGATTGCAGCTGCGGGTCGGCATAATATTTTAATGACAGGCCCGCCAGGTACTGGAAAATCCATGATGGCAGCTCGTTTTCCTGGAATTCTACCACCGATGACTGAAGAAGAAGCATTGGAGTCAGCGGCGATACAATCACTCAGTTATGGGAGTTTTAATATTGCTGAGTGGAAACGCCGTCCTTTTCGTGCGCCTCATCATACCGCATCAGGAGTTGCGTTGGTTGGCGGTGGTAGCCACCCACGTCCGGGAGAAATTTCGCTTGCTTTGCATGGCGTGCTATTTTTAGACGAATTCCCAGAATTTGATCGTAAGGTGTTAGAAGTGTTGCGTGAGCCGCTGGAATCAGGAAAAATTACGATCTCTCGCGCAGCACGCCAGGCAGAATTTCCTGCCGATTTTCAATTGGTCGCTGCTAGTAATCCGTGTTTCTGCGGTTATTTTGGCCACCCGTCAGGCAAATGTCAATGTACCCCTGACCAAGTTGCGCGTTACCGTGGAAGGATTTCCGGTCCGTTACTGGATCGAATCGATATACAAATCGAGGTGCCGGCAGTACCGCAAAACGAGCTTATGCATCGGAGTACGGTGAGTGAGAGAAGTAGCGTAATCCGGGCGCGTGTGATGGAATCGCACCAGCGGCAATTGACACGGCAGGGCAAAGCTAACACGCGCTTGAGTGTCAAAGAAATCGATCAATATTGTGCTCTCGATACGGTCAGTGAAAACTTGTTGAAACAGGCTATCAACCGCTTGAATCTATCTGCACGCGCGTATCATCGCATTCTGAAAGTCGCACGAACGATCGCAGATTTATCGGGAGCTGAGAAAATTAGCAACCAACATATTGCCGAAGCAATTCAATACCGAAGGTTGGATACCGCGTTCCACTGA
- a CDS encoding DUF393 domain-containing protein, giving the protein MRNKPKMKVYYNSACPVCKAGIEGQMDKDSVCEIQWNDVHKDNGLVSEIDSELELVRKRLHVVDENGDLQVGFNAFLAIWRNSPTETWKSRLFGIPIVMQICQVFYNIFAAALYQWNRAKKHW; this is encoded by the coding sequence ATGCGCAACAAGCCGAAAATGAAGGTTTACTACAATTCCGCTTGTCCAGTTTGCAAAGCAGGGATAGAAGGGCAAATGGATAAGGATAGCGTTTGTGAGATTCAGTGGAATGATGTTCACAAGGATAATGGCTTGGTGTCAGAGATAGATTCTGAGCTTGAATTGGTACGTAAGCGCCTTCATGTCGTCGATGAAAACGGTGATCTTCAAGTTGGGTTTAATGCATTTCTGGCAATCTGGCGTAACTCTCCAACGGAAACATGGAAATCAAGACTGTTTGGCATACCTATCGTGATGCAAATATGTCAGGTTTTCTACAATATCTTTGCAGCAGCTCTTTATCAATGGAACAGAGCAAAGAAACATTGGTAG
- a CDS encoding TonB-dependent receptor yields MEKIFLALKVFQDNPCGALNHYSHWLRHRKSHFKIIAIWFLANLAIFASNTNSNAEPVMLNPIDVTATRSDRSPTQIPNSITQINRYPQQEYQPGATLDEFARNTPGVFFQNQYNFAQDLRIAIRGFGARSPFGVRGIQMRVDGIPQTLPDGQTQLDSIDPSLIQRMDIVRGPSAALYGNASGGLIDITTREAPSEKFVIMPRQVFGQYGYLKSELFMGGQLGKFSYTVFGSHLQQEGWRDHSAMQHTNSQIKLNFKTSDQSDLMLMFREFYSPLSKDAGALTATEVQNNPRQASARNMQFNAGEEIRQEEMGARFRIKPAAGKEISLVAHWLHRDFNSRQPFMDGGQVQFDRWVGGLALQFTSDGLLFQRPNRFLAGVDYGMQNDDRQRFNNNSGVRGIINLNQIERVQNIGPFFRNEWSISDKFDVVVGGRWDWLRYQAKDQYQIDGNQSGSRTVSQASGSAGVVYHFAPQHQAYAHVASVFEAPTTTELLNNPNGRGGFNSSLNAQTSLSNELGLRGDIAGFQYDAAAFFIHTWDEIMPFELPSSPGRAFFRNAGQSRRIGVETRLVTPQWQGLHAEAGYTYSNFEFEKYVVNDTNLKGNNLPGIPTHRWEGLIKYTSPFGFFGQLHVHRVGHFFVNDINTASNHAYNLGQLLLGWEAKNNRFESAIFFGINNLFDAPYNANTRINAALGRFYEPGPPLNVFGGLRIKIIIF; encoded by the coding sequence ATGGAAAAAATATTTCTAGCTCTTAAAGTATTTCAGGATAATCCATGCGGCGCATTAAATCACTACAGCCACTGGCTACGTCATCGCAAATCACACTTTAAAATCATCGCTATTTGGTTTCTCGCTAACTTAGCTATATTTGCATCCAATACCAATAGCAATGCCGAGCCAGTTATGCTCAATCCAATCGATGTAACAGCGACACGGAGCGATCGCTCGCCAACGCAGATTCCAAACAGTATTACGCAAATCAACCGCTATCCCCAGCAAGAATATCAACCGGGCGCGACGCTGGATGAATTTGCTCGAAATACGCCGGGAGTATTTTTCCAAAATCAATATAATTTCGCGCAAGATCTCCGCATTGCGATTCGCGGCTTTGGTGCACGCTCACCCTTTGGCGTACGAGGTATACAAATGCGTGTTGATGGTATTCCGCAAACTTTACCGGATGGGCAAACGCAATTGGACTCAATCGACCCTTCGTTGATTCAACGCATGGATATCGTTCGTGGGCCATCGGCAGCTTTATATGGTAATGCTTCAGGAGGTTTGATCGACATCACCACACGCGAAGCACCATCCGAAAAATTTGTCATTATGCCACGCCAGGTTTTCGGTCAGTATGGTTATCTAAAATCCGAATTATTCATGGGCGGACAATTGGGAAAATTTTCTTACACGGTATTTGGATCGCATTTGCAACAAGAAGGTTGGCGCGACCACAGCGCGATGCAACACACGAATTCGCAAATCAAATTAAATTTTAAGACCAGCGATCAATCGGATTTGATGTTGATGTTTCGTGAATTTTATTCCCCTTTGTCAAAAGACGCCGGTGCACTAACCGCAACAGAAGTGCAGAACAATCCCCGGCAAGCGTCTGCGAGAAACATGCAGTTCAATGCCGGCGAAGAAATCAGACAAGAGGAAATGGGTGCCCGTTTCCGCATCAAGCCTGCTGCCGGTAAAGAAATATCACTTGTCGCACATTGGTTACACCGCGACTTTAATAGTCGTCAACCATTTATGGATGGCGGGCAAGTACAGTTTGACCGTTGGGTAGGCGGTTTGGCGTTGCAGTTTACCTCGGACGGACTGTTATTTCAGCGGCCTAATCGGTTTCTAGCTGGAGTGGATTATGGCATGCAAAACGATGACCGGCAGCGCTTCAATAATAATTCTGGCGTTCGAGGCATTATCAATTTAAATCAAATCGAACGCGTGCAAAACATTGGGCCATTTTTCCGTAATGAATGGAGCATCAGTGATAAATTCGATGTGGTCGTCGGTGGCCGCTGGGATTGGTTACGCTATCAAGCCAAGGATCAATATCAAATAGATGGAAACCAATCGGGATCGCGCACAGTATCACAAGCCAGTGGATCAGCAGGTGTTGTTTATCACTTTGCCCCACAACACCAAGCATATGCGCATGTCGCATCAGTTTTTGAAGCACCTACGACAACCGAATTATTAAACAACCCAAATGGCAGGGGCGGATTCAACTCCAGTTTAAACGCACAAACATCACTAAGTAACGAATTAGGATTACGTGGTGATATCGCTGGATTCCAATATGATGCAGCAGCATTTTTTATTCATACTTGGGATGAAATCATGCCATTCGAATTGCCTTCTTCACCAGGCCGTGCATTTTTTCGCAATGCGGGTCAATCGCGGAGGATTGGCGTTGAAACGCGCCTAGTAACTCCGCAATGGCAAGGCTTGCATGCTGAAGCCGGCTATACATATTCTAATTTCGAGTTTGAAAAATATGTTGTTAATGACACTAATTTAAAAGGAAACAATCTCCCCGGAATTCCCACTCATCGCTGGGAAGGTCTGATCAAATACACCAGCCCTTTTGGCTTTTTCGGGCAACTTCATGTACACCGTGTTGGTCATTTTTTTGTCAACGACATCAATACTGCAAGCAATCACGCCTATAATTTAGGGCAATTATTACTAGGATGGGAAGCCAAAAATAACCGGTTTGAAAGCGCCATTTTTTTCGGCATCAATAACCTATTCGATGCACCTTATAATGCCAATACACGTATCAATGCGGCACTCGGTCGTTTTTACGAACCAGGCCCTCCTCTCAATGTCTTTGGCGGATTACGAATAAAGATCATTATTTTCTAA
- a CDS encoding alanine--glyoxylate aminotransferase family protein: MNTEDFHPPKAAKIFMPPQRVLMGPGPSDTHARVLNAMARPTLGHLDPVFTEMMEEIKELMRYAFQTKNRMTFPVSGPGSVGMEMCFVNMITPGDKVIVCRNGVFGGRMIENVERHGGIAVVVDDPWGEPVDPQKVEDALKKNPDAKIVAFVHAETSTGASSDAKTLCEIARRYNCLTIVDTVTSLGGTPIKVDEWGIDAIYSGSQKCLSCPPGLSPVSFSERVTELVKNRKQKVHSWFMDISLLLNYWGSSTRTYHHTAPTNALYGLHEALLMLAEEGLEHSWARHHRNYLALKAGFATLNMQYVVKEPYRLPQLNSVFVPAGIDEKEVRRRLLDDFSLEIGAGLGDFAGKVWRFGLMGTSSKIENVMFCLNALESVFTAMGAKVERGSAASAAHRVYAENPMA; the protein is encoded by the coding sequence ATGAATACCGAAGATTTTCATCCCCCAAAAGCAGCAAAAATATTTATGCCACCTCAGCGCGTACTCATGGGTCCAGGACCCTCCGACACGCACGCGCGCGTATTAAATGCGATGGCACGGCCGACACTAGGCCATTTGGATCCGGTTTTTACCGAAATGATGGAAGAAATTAAGGAATTGATGCGTTATGCCTTTCAAACTAAAAACCGCATGACTTTCCCAGTTTCTGGTCCTGGATCGGTTGGCATGGAGATGTGTTTTGTCAATATGATCACCCCTGGCGATAAAGTGATTGTGTGCCGAAATGGCGTATTTGGTGGCCGCATGATTGAAAATGTCGAGCGTCACGGTGGTATTGCGGTTGTCGTCGATGACCCTTGGGGAGAACCTGTTGACCCGCAAAAGGTTGAAGATGCCTTGAAAAAAAACCCTGATGCCAAAATTGTAGCGTTTGTGCATGCAGAAACATCTACGGGTGCCTCTTCTGACGCTAAAACATTGTGTGAAATAGCACGCCGATATAACTGTTTAACCATTGTTGATACGGTTACTTCGTTGGGAGGTACGCCGATCAAAGTAGACGAATGGGGTATTGATGCGATTTATTCAGGTAGTCAAAAATGCTTATCTTGTCCGCCTGGATTATCGCCTGTAAGTTTTTCTGAACGCGTCACTGAACTCGTTAAAAATCGTAAACAGAAAGTACATAGCTGGTTCATGGATATCAGTTTGTTGTTGAATTACTGGGGATCTTCGACGCGTACTTATCATCATACTGCACCAACCAATGCGCTGTATGGCTTGCATGAAGCGTTATTGATGTTAGCCGAAGAAGGACTTGAACATTCTTGGGCGCGTCATCATCGTAACTATCTGGCTTTGAAAGCGGGATTTGCGACCCTAAACATGCAATACGTGGTGAAGGAACCGTATCGCTTACCGCAGCTGAATTCAGTTTTTGTGCCAGCAGGTATTGATGAAAAAGAGGTCCGCCGTCGCTTGTTGGATGATTTCAGTCTTGAAATTGGTGCTGGATTAGGAGATTTTGCCGGTAAGGTATGGCGTTTTGGTTTGATGGGGACATCCAGCAAAATTGAAAATGTCATGTTTTGTTTGAATGCTCTTGAGTCGGTGTTTACAGCAATGGGTGCAAAAGTCGAGCGTGGATCCGCCGCTTCGGCTGCACATCGTGTTTATGCTGAAAATCCTATGGCGTAA
- a CDS encoding glycosyltransferase family 4 protein, protein MDLFQRTIVAMLLSFVVAYAMDYWLINGSKKWKQWGFDHPNARSLHVTPVSRLGGIGLFLGVLASWSFFSLALPNMIWVGLCLLLIASVLDDIKGLPVLLRLCLHSFVALICAVDLFFSEGSGYFAAIIGTVVIVWVINLYNFMDGSDGLAGGMTVIGFGSYGLFAYWAGYENYALMNLSIAAAALGFLIHNFSPARIFLGDGGAIPLGFLAIVIGILGWEEGVWPLWFPWLIFSPFIVDATVTLIKRVFRGEKIWQAHRQHYYQSMVQNGFGHRNTALCWYGVMFLAGISAVWAAQQDSFVQYVTLMAWGAIYLMLLFIFESTQKFRGNRG, encoded by the coding sequence ATGGATTTATTTCAAAGAACGATAGTGGCGATGCTGCTATCGTTCGTGGTGGCTTATGCTATGGACTACTGGTTGATTAATGGCAGTAAAAAATGGAAGCAGTGGGGATTCGATCATCCAAATGCACGCTCTCTTCATGTAACACCAGTTTCTCGTCTCGGTGGAATAGGCTTGTTTTTAGGGGTATTGGCCAGTTGGTCGTTTTTTTCGCTAGCTTTACCCAACATGATTTGGGTTGGATTGTGCTTGTTATTGATTGCGTCAGTGCTTGATGATATCAAGGGCTTGCCAGTTTTGTTGCGCTTGTGCTTACATAGTTTTGTTGCTTTGATTTGTGCGGTCGATCTATTTTTTTCTGAGGGTAGTGGGTATTTCGCAGCGATAATTGGTACCGTTGTCATTGTGTGGGTGATTAACCTCTACAATTTTATGGATGGCTCGGATGGTTTAGCAGGAGGAATGACTGTAATTGGGTTTGGTAGTTATGGTTTATTTGCCTATTGGGCAGGATATGAAAATTATGCCTTAATGAACCTTTCGATTGCAGCTGCGGCATTGGGTTTTTTAATCCACAATTTTTCTCCAGCGCGTATTTTTCTGGGTGATGGCGGCGCAATTCCTTTGGGTTTTTTAGCAATAGTAATAGGAATTCTGGGATGGGAAGAAGGTGTCTGGCCGCTGTGGTTTCCATGGCTGATATTTTCACCTTTCATTGTAGATGCTACAGTTACTTTGATTAAACGTGTATTTCGTGGTGAAAAAATTTGGCAAGCGCACCGACAGCATTATTATCAAAGCATGGTGCAGAATGGTTTCGGTCATCGTAATACTGCGTTGTGCTGGTATGGTGTAATGTTTCTGGCTGGTATCAGCGCAGTGTGGGCTGCACAGCAGGATAGTTTTGTGCAATACGTGACTTTAATGGCTTGGGGCGCCATTTATCTGATGTTGTTATTTATTTTCGAATCGACACAAAAATTCCGCGGTAATCGAGGATAG
- a CDS encoding nucleoside-diphosphate sugar epimerase/dehydratase produces MFISKIDIRTIIAFMHDVVAVGFAWWLAYLFRFNFDIPSSFSVILISILPWIILTQTSFFLWFGLYRGVWRYASLPDVKRIVIAVLTGTVCVLVMLGLLDQLQNIPGSVSVLAPLLLLLIMGSGRLIYRAWKERRLYGLENYEAKLVLIIGAGRTGINLAKDLARSRDWHVVGMLDDDSRKFGARLQGIRVLGKIKELPEWVQKLNVGHVIIAIPSVSHRIYRQALEMCSEARVKVMTVPSYSDLISGKAVVSKIREIELDDLLGREPVILDNDGLHELLSKQVILVTGAGGSIGSELCRQLMVFNPARIVFVELNEFALYSVQEEFSARFSKEQLAFVIGDIKDQARMTELFSQFRPSVVFHAAAYKHVPLMEEGNGCQALLNNVLGTYIVAKIAQSFSVKKFVLISTDKAVNPISIMGASKRLAEMVCQALQQSNDLKGTEKTRFVMVRFGNVLGSTGSVIPKFREQIVGGGPITVTHPDMTRYFMSIPEATQLVLQAGLMGGTEDGGEIFVLDMGDPVKIVDLANDLIRLSGLTEEDIQIKFTGLRPGEKIHEELLSTHENTLPTPHEKLRIAQARQVDEEWLEDLLAWLLNVKVLSDADVQEHLAKWVPEYTYRKLD; encoded by the coding sequence ATGTTCATCAGTAAAATAGATATTCGCACGATCATTGCTTTTATGCATGATGTTGTCGCAGTTGGATTCGCCTGGTGGCTCGCTTATCTATTTCGTTTTAACTTTGACATTCCTTCGTCGTTCTCAGTGATACTAATCAGTATACTTCCGTGGATTATATTAACCCAAACCAGTTTTTTTTTATGGTTTGGGTTGTATCGAGGGGTCTGGCGTTATGCGAGCTTACCTGACGTCAAGCGCATCGTCATTGCGGTATTAACAGGAACAGTATGCGTCTTGGTAATGCTAGGACTCTTGGATCAATTGCAGAATATTCCCGGCTCAGTCAGTGTATTGGCTCCTTTATTACTGCTACTTATTATGGGGAGTGGTCGTCTAATCTATCGCGCGTGGAAAGAACGCCGTCTCTATGGTCTGGAAAATTACGAAGCTAAACTGGTGTTAATTATCGGTGCAGGCCGAACGGGTATTAATTTGGCAAAAGACCTGGCCAGAAGCAGAGATTGGCATGTCGTGGGTATGCTTGACGATGATTCACGAAAATTTGGTGCGCGCCTTCAGGGTATTCGTGTACTTGGTAAGATTAAGGAATTACCCGAATGGGTACAAAAACTGAATGTGGGACATGTGATTATTGCTATACCTTCGGTGTCTCACCGTATATACCGTCAAGCGCTGGAGATGTGTTCCGAAGCGAGGGTAAAAGTCATGACGGTCCCATCGTACTCAGATTTAATTAGCGGTAAGGCCGTCGTATCAAAAATTCGCGAGATTGAATTAGATGATTTGCTCGGCAGAGAGCCGGTAATACTGGATAACGATGGGCTACACGAGTTGTTGTCGAAGCAAGTCATTTTAGTTACGGGTGCGGGGGGATCGATTGGATCCGAGTTATGTCGGCAGTTAATGGTTTTTAATCCGGCTCGAATTGTATTTGTAGAGTTAAATGAGTTCGCATTGTATAGCGTTCAGGAAGAATTTTCCGCGCGTTTCTCAAAAGAACAATTAGCTTTCGTCATTGGCGATATTAAGGATCAGGCGCGAATGACGGAATTATTTTCGCAATTCCGGCCTTCGGTTGTTTTTCATGCAGCAGCCTATAAGCATGTACCGTTGATGGAGGAAGGTAATGGTTGCCAAGCTTTACTGAATAATGTTTTGGGAACTTATATCGTTGCTAAGATTGCACAAAGCTTCAGCGTAAAAAAGTTTGTTTTGATTTCCACTGATAAGGCGGTGAATCCGATCAGTATTATGGGAGCAAGCAAGCGTCTTGCCGAAATGGTATGCCAAGCATTGCAGCAATCGAATGATCTCAAAGGTACTGAGAAAACCCGTTTCGTGATGGTTCGATTCGGTAATGTTTTGGGAAGCACCGGCAGCGTCATTCCGAAATTTCGCGAACAAATTGTCGGGGGAGGGCCGATTACCGTGACGCATCCCGATATGACGCGTTATTTCATGTCTATCCCTGAAGCGACGCAATTGGTTCTGCAAGCGGGGCTCATGGGAGGAACGGAAGATGGTGGGGAAATATTTGTTCTGGATATGGGAGATCCAGTAAAAATCGTCGATTTGGCCAATGACTTGATTCGTCTCTCAGGATTGACGGAAGAAGATATTCAGATTAAGTTTACCGGACTACGTCCTGGTGAAAAAATACATGAAGAGTTGTTGTCAACGCATGAAAATACTTTACCTACTCCACATGAAAAATTACGCATTGCGCAAGCTAGACAAGTTGATGAGGAGTGGTTAGAAGATTTATTGGCTTGGTTGTTAAATGTAAAAGTGCTTAGCGATGCAGATGTTCAGGAGCATTTAGCAAAATGGGTACCTGAGTACACGTATCGAAAACTCGACTAG